In Cryptomeria japonica chromosome 10, Sugi_1.0, whole genome shotgun sequence, a genomic segment contains:
- the LOC131079913 gene encoding uncharacterized protein LOC131079913 — MENQALKEGHLSENIPVPEDKVILDKPDEDKVILDKPDEDHDRVITVEEKTVNVQDGKIEVKDVIADKDGAVNEQTLDVPVEEKYYEPVFDGTENPPSESDLAAQGTTAWPEKATALKNYVVERGVVVGNVIRRLSGKREEIDQNNVNVEGKVSTSNEEDKKANLFKGWNAWNPLTLVKNSFEGNAEAKSIQGQDMGLQDLRAPEPTFKGRIILFTCSESSDCRVARSFLRQKGLRFIEINTDIYPGRKVELEKKTGSSSVPQIFFNEVFIGGAREITAMDKFGELDEKIKGLIETEAPSEAPLPPSAEEEDFGNNGMVDEFENVVKKLREHVVIKDRFYKMRMFSRCFVGSEAVDFLAEDQLLEREEAVDFGRKLAAKHFFRHVLDENTFDDGNHLYRFFEHDPVISKCYNFSGRTNDMKPKPATEVAAKLRSLTLAIYAAHISDNGKHVDYRSIGSSAEFLRYLKVIEDLQRIDLHDLSREEKLAFFINLYNMMAIHAIVMWGQPNGPLERRKFFGDFKYVIGGYPYSLSAIQNGVLRGNQRPPYNLTKPFGVKDKRVKVALLIPEPLVHFALVSGAKSSPPFICYSPASIDEELRLAARIFFNDGGFLIDMDTNTASLSKTMKWYSGDFGKDEREVLKFVANYLEPATAEQLLGLLGSNQLKVTYQPYDWSLNV; from the exons ATGGAGAACCAGGCTTTAAAGGAAGGCCATTTATCTGAAAATATTCCCGTCCCAGAGGATAAAGTGATTCTGGACAAACCAGATGAGGATAAGGTGATTCTGGACAAACCAGATGAGGATCATGATCGTGTTATTACTGTTGAAGAAAAGACTGTAAATGTTCAGGATGGAAAAATCGAAGTAAAAGATGTTATAGCAGACAAGGATGGAGCTGTTAATGAGCAAACTCTAGACGTCCCTGTGGAAGAGAAGTATTATGAGCCCGTTTTTGATGGCACTGAAAACCCCCCTTCAGAGTCTGATCTGGCCGCTCAAGGCACCACGGCTTGGCCTGAGAAAGCTACTGCTCTGAAGAATTACGTCGTAGAGCGTGGTGTTGTGGTTGGGAACGTTATTAGGCGTTTATCTGGTAAGAGAGAGGAAATTGATCAGAACAATGTAAATGTAGAAGGTAAAGTTAGCACTAGCAATGAAGAAGATAAGAAGGCGAATTTGTTCAAGGGCTGGAATGCTTGGAATCCTTTGACTTTGGTCAAGAACAGTTTTGAAGGAAATGCAGAGGCAAAGAGCATCCAAGGTCAAGACATGGGCTTACAAGATTTAAGGGCTCCAGAGCCTACATTTAAGGGTAGGATCATTTTGTTTACATGTTCTGAAAGCTCTGATTGCCGAGTAGCCAGATCTTTTCTGAGACAGAAAGGCCTCAGGTTTATAGAAATCAACACGGATATCTACCCGGGCAGGAAGGTTGAGTTGGAGAAAAAAACAGGCTCTTCTTCTGTTCCACAAATTTTCTTCAATGAAGTGTTCATAGGAGGAGCAAGGGAAATTACGGCGATGGATAAGTTTGGGGAGCTTGATGAGAAGATCAAGGGTTTGATTGAAACAGAGGCTCCTTCAGAGGCTCCATTGCCACCATCTGCCGAGGAAGAGGATTTTGGGAACAATGGAATGGTCGATGAGTTTGAGAATGTTGTGAAAAAACTGAGAGAGCATGTGGTCATCAAGGACAGGTTTTATAAAATGCGAATGTTCAGCAGGTGCTTTGTTGGATCGGAAGCAGTGGATTTCTTGGCAGAGGACCAATTGCTGGAGAGGGAAGAG GCAGTTGATTTTGGGAGAAAGCTTGCTGCCAAGCACTTCTTCCGTCATGTTTTAGA TGAGAACACATTTGATGATGGGAATCATCTCTACCGCTTTTTTGAACATGATCCAGTAATTTCCAAGTGCTACAATTTTAGTGGACGTACAAATGACATGAAGCCAAAGCCGGCAACAGAAGTTGCAGCTAAGCTGCGGAGCTTGACTCTGGCAATTTATGCAGCTCATATTTCTGATAATGGAAAGCATGTAGATTATAGAAGCATTGGTTCAAGCGCAGAATTTTTGAG GTACTTGAAAGTGATTGAAGATCTCCAACGAATCGATTTACATGATTTATCAAGAGAAGAAAAGCTTGCATTCTTCATCAATTTATATAATATGATGGCAATTCATGCAATCGTGATGTGGGGTCAACCTAATGGACCCCTTGAGCGAAGAAAATTTTTTGGTGACTTCAAATATGTAATTGGTGGGTATCCCTATTCGCTCTCAGCCATTCAAAATGGAGTTCTTCGTGGTAATCAAAGACCTCCTTACAATTTGACCAAGCCTTTTGGGGTAAAGGACAAGCGTGTCAAG GTTGCCTTGTTAATTCCTGAACCATTGGTTCATTTTGCTTTAGTATCTGGTGCAAAGTCAAGTCCTCCCTTCATATGTTATTCGCCTGCAAGTATTGATGAAGAATTAAGGCTAGCTGCAAGAATTTTTTTCAATGATGGTGGATTCTTGATTGATATGGACACCAATACTGCTTCCCTGAGCAAGACTATGAAATG GTATAGTGGGGACTTTGGCAAGGATGAAAGAGAGGTTCTAAAGTTTGTTGCAAACTACTTAGAGCCTGCCACGGCAGAGCAATTGTTGGGATTATTGGGTAGTAATCAACTAAAGGTCACATATCAACCTTATGATTGGTCTCTAAATGTTTAA